A genome region from Coffea arabica cultivar ET-39 chromosome 7e, Coffea Arabica ET-39 HiFi, whole genome shotgun sequence includes the following:
- the LOC140011412 gene encoding geranylgeranyl pyrophosphate synthase, chloroplastic-like, which translates to MSLVNSSATWVQTPSIYNNLTSSRHNSANSYLYHPLKNKLPFSIFLPNPIIKTAIPFSSFSIAAILTKEQTNAPQAESSKSKEDQIFPTSPSFDFKAYVLQKADSVNKALEEAVLLRDPLKIHESMRYSLLAGGKRVRPMLCIAACELFGGQESVAMPSACAAEMIHTMSLMHDDLPCMDNDDLRRGKPTNHKAFGEDVAVLAGDALLAFSFEYIATATKGVPSERIVRVIGELARSIGCEGLVAGQMVDICSEGMSDVGLEHLEFIHVHKTAALLEGSVVMGAILGGANAEQVAKLRKFARCIGLLFQVVDDILDVTKSSQELGKTAGKDLVADKTTYPKLLGIEKSREFAEKLNREAQDQLAEFDPEKAAPLIALASYIAYRDN; encoded by the coding sequence ATGAGCCTTGTGAATTCAAGTGCAACATGGGTACAAACCCCTTCGATTTACAATAATCTTACAAGCAGCAGACACAATTCTGCTAACTCCTATCTTTATCACCCTCTCAAGAACAAGCTTCCCTTCTCTATCTTCCTCCCAAATCCCATCATAAAAACAGCCATTCCTTTCTCCTCTTTCTCCATTGCTGCCATTCTAACCAAAGAACAAACAAATGCTCCCCAGGCAGAGAGCAGCAAAAGTAAAGAAGACCAGATTTTTCCAACTTCACCTTCATTCGATTTTAAGGCCTATGTGCTTCAAAAAGCTGATTCTGTGAATAAGGCCTTGGAAGAAGCAGTTTTGCTCAGGGACCCTTTGAAGATTCATGAGTCCATGAGGTATTCACTTCTTGCTGGTGGGAAGAGAGTCCGCCCCATGCTCTGTATTGCAGCTTGTGAGCTTTTTGGTGGACAAGAATCTGTTGCCATGCCTTCTGCTTGTGCTGCTGAGATGATTCATACTATGTCCTTGATGCATgatgatcttccatgcatggaTAACGATGATTTGAGGAGAGGGAAGCCCACAAACCATAAGGCCTTTGGTGAAGATGTGGCTGTTTTAGCAGGGGATGCGCTTCTTGCATTCTCTTTCGAATATATAGCTACTGCAACAAAAGGGGTTCCTTCTGAAAGAATTGTGAGAGTGATTGGTGAGTTGGCCAGGTCTATTGGTTGTGAAGGACTGGTTGCAGGACAGATGGTTGATATATGCTCTGAGGGGATGTCCGATGTGGGGTTGGAGCATTTGGAGTTTATCCATGTTCACAAGACTGCAGCTTTGTTGGAGGGTTCTGTAGTCATGGGGGCAATTTTGGGCGGTGCAAATGCTGAGCAAGTTGCCAAATTAAGAAAGTTTGCTAGGTGTATTGGATTGTTGTTTCAGGTCGTGGATGATATTCTTGACGTGACTAAATCTTCTCAGGAACTGGGAAAGACAGCGGGGAAGGACTTGGTGGCTGATAAGACCACTTATCCTAAGCTACTTGGGATTGAGAAGTCTAGAGAGTTTGCTGAGAAGTTGAATAGAGAAGCTCAAGATCAACTAGCTGAATTTGATCCTGAGAAGGCTGCTCCTTTGATTGCTTTAGCCAGTTACATTGCTTACCGGGATAATTGA
- the LOC113699223 gene encoding transcription factor AS1, with amino-acid sequence MKERQRWQPEEDALLRAYVKQYGAKEWNLISQRMGKNLDRDPKSCLERWKNYLKPGIKKGSLTPEEQSLVISLQAKYGNKWKKIAAEVPGRTAKRLGKWWEVFKEKQLKQLQKSQHRQEYTDPVAVSAVSGRASPEKAVQAGKYDHILETFAEKYVQPKLFAFQSLPLPPAIMPNLSLPEPPPVLSLGSVAITEPMNGSAATIPSSTLPPWMNTMNITPTTTSSLTSSSSTPSPSVSLTLSPSEPAVLDPVQPEMGLPSRFFPVQQMGALIQCCKELEEGRQNWVQHKKEATWRLNRLEQQLDSEKARKRREKMEEIEAKIRCLREEEMAFLGRLESEYRDQLSSLQRDAEAKEAKLMEAWCSKHAKLAKLVEQIGVHSHGFTTTLAKDLR; translated from the coding sequence ATGAAGGAGAGGCAAAGGTGGCAACCAGAAGAAGACGCACTCCTCCGCGCCTACGTTAAACAATATGGAGCCAAAGAATGGAATCTTATCTCTCAACGCATGGGGAAAAATCTTGACAGAGACCCCAAATCCTGCCTCGAACGTTGGAAAAACTACCTCAAACCTGGGATCAAGAAAGGCTCTTTAACCCCCGAAGAGCAATCCCTCGTCATTTCCTTACAAGCCAAGTACGGTAACAAGTGGAAAAAGATTGCTGCTGAAGTCCCTGGCCGCACCGCCAAGAGACTAGGCAAGTGGTGGGAggttttcaaagaaaaacagCTCAAGCAGCTCCAGAAGTCACAGCACCGCCAGGAATACACCGACCCTGTTGCCGTCTCCGCCGTTTCCGGCAGGGCCTCACCGGAAAAAGCTGTTCAAGCTGGCAAGTACGACCACATTTTGGAGACTTTCGCAGAGAAGTACGTGCAGCCAAAACTTTTTGCATTCCAGTCCCTTCCATTGCCTCCCGCTATCATGCCTAACCTTTCCCTTCCCGAGCCGCCTCCGGTTCTTTCTCTTGGTTCTGTCGCGATAACAGAACCGATGAATGGTTCGGCCGCGACAATTCCGTCTTCTACCCTCCCTCCATGGATGAATACTATGAATATCACCCCGACAACGACTTCTTCTTTGACCTCATCGTCTTCCACTCCATCTCCATCGGTCAGCCTCACTCTCTCACCATCTGAACCGGCTGTCCTGGACCCGGTTCAACCGGAAATGGGTTTGCCGAGCCGGTTCTTTCCGGTTCAACAAATGGGCGCTCTCATTCAGTGCTGTAAAGAGCTGGAAGAAGGGAGACAAAACTGGGTTCAGCACAAGAAAGAAGCTACGTGGCGTCTGAACCGGTTGGAGCAGCAGCTGGATTCCGAGAAGGCccggaaaagaagagaaaagatggAGGAAATTGAAGCCAAGATAAGGTGCTTGAGGGAAGAAGAAATGGCCTTTCTTGGAAGGCTTGAAAGTGAGTACAGAGATCAGCTGAGTTCATTGCAGAGAGATGCCGAGGCTAAAGAAGCAAAGTTAATGGAAGCATGGTGCAGTAAGCATGCTAAGTTAGCTAAGCTTGTTGAACAAATTGGAGTCCACAGTCATGGGTTCACAACAACATTGGCTAAGGACTTGCGTTAA